From the Aquirufa lenticrescens genome, the window TAAGCCGTGAATGACCACTAATTTATCTTTAGGGGCTTTGATGATGCAATCTTTGGTTTCATAAAGCATCACGTTCGCATCCACCGCATTTTGGAGTTCATCCTTTTCGTTAATCTCGTGCAAGGATTTCCAAGTGCCTAAGTCCGACCAGCCTATATCGGCTAAAATAACTTTCACATCGCGCGCTTTTTCCATTACTCCATTATCCATCGAGATGCTTTTGCAAACCGCATATACTTTGCGAATGAATTCAGGCTCTTCTTCGGTATAATAGAAGGCACGTCCTTCTTCGAACTGTTCCGCAAGGCGTGAAAGGTGCTTAGTTAATTCGTGCTTGAAAGTAGGAATGGAGAAAACGAAAAGGCCAGCGTTCCATACGTAGTCCCCGCTCTCTAAAAATGCCTCGGCTAATTCTAAATTGGGTTTCTCCGTGAAGGTCTTTACGGTTTTTGCCGTTTCCGCTGATTCTTGGTATTGGATGTATCCGTAACCCGTGTCTGGGCGCGTAGGTACAATTCCTAACGTAACTAATACCGGTTCTTTGGCCGCTTCTAGCGCTTCATTAACCCGTGCTTTAAAGGCCTCCTCTTTTAAAATGACATGATCTGCAGGAGCTACGATCATCTTTGCTTTTGGATGCTTTTTACTGATCTTGTAGGCCGCATAAGCGATGCAAGGAGCTGTATTTTTGCGATTAGGCTCTTTTAGGATTTGATCCGGGCTCAAGAAAGGTAATTGCTCTTGCACGATACCTGCGAATTCCTCGCTGGTAACCACGTACATATTTTCTGGAGCTACAATTCCCTCAAAGCGTTCAGCGGTTTGCTGAAGCATGGTTTTTCCCACGCCTAAAACGTCGTGAAATTGTTTCGGATAATTACTTCTGGAGATGGGCCAAAACCGGGTTCCGATTCCTCCCGCCATAATGACAAGGCAATTAGGCATAGTGTTATTTTTGGCTAAGAAACGTTTGTACTCGTTGCACAGCGTTTTCT encodes:
- a CDS encoding mannose-1-phosphate guanylyltransferase is translated as MPNCLVIMAGGIGTRFWPISRSNYPKQFHDVLGVGKTMLQQTAERFEGIVAPENMYVVTSEEFAGIVQEQLPFLSPDQILKEPNRKNTAPCIAYAAYKISKKHPKAKMIVAPADHVILKEEAFKARVNEALEAAKEPVLVTLGIVPTRPDTGYGYIQYQESAETAKTVKTFTEKPNLELAEAFLESGDYVWNAGLFVFSIPTFKHELTKHLSRLAEQFEEGRAFYYTEEEPEFIRKVYAVCKSISMDNGVMEKARDVKVILADIGWSDLGTWKSLHEINEKDELQNAVDANVMLYETKDCIIKAPKDKLVVIHGLSNYIVAEHGNVLMICPKDQEQQVKQFVEDATKLDPNFS